Proteins encoded together in one Bactrocera neohumeralis isolate Rockhampton chromosome 4, APGP_CSIRO_Bneo_wtdbg2-racon-allhic-juicebox.fasta_v2, whole genome shotgun sequence window:
- the LOC126754635 gene encoding uncharacterized protein LOC126754635, translated as MESRSKTEMLTTMLKNTAPIEVIQTAGEEVIDEKDEKILHLETEIQRLNSVVRTLNRCKNEQSAEIKRLRISIKTSEFHRNNLEQKQRPGNIFQRVSHDLNSTDPIEKMLTWRFSTTTDLRIWHGTSATNSVKTTSKFMPIQKIVRLILGWITFLKEDSQNQQIC; from the exons ATGGAGTCTCGTTCCAAAACAGAGATGTTAACAACAATGTTGAAGAATACCGCCCCTATTGAAGTAATTCAAACTGCAGGAGAGGAGGTCATCGATGAGAAAGACGAGAAAATACTGCATTTGGAAACAGAAAT ACAAAGGCTGAATAGTGTTGTTAGAACTTTGAATAGGTGCAAAAACGAGCAGTCAGCAGAAATTAAACGCCTTAGGATTTCCATTAAAACCTCGGAATTCCACAGAAATAATTTGGAGCAAAAACAACGGCCAG gtaatatttttcaacgtgtgtcaCATGATCTAAATTCCACTGACccaattgaaaaaatgttgacttggagattctcaacaacgacggacttgagaatttggcatggtacatctgccacaaactcGGTAAAGACAACCTCGAAATTTATgccaattcagaaaattgttcgtcttatacttgggtggatcacgtttctgaaggaggactctcaaaaccaacagatatgttaa